The Mycobacteriales bacterium genomic sequence GGGTGATCGCACCCCCACTAGCGGAGCTCGGTTCGTCCCGCGCTCCCGCGGCCACTGCGCCTGGCACCCGCACGACGGCCCTTGTGCCAAGTACCGTCGACGGCTGACCCAGTGCCCCTCGGATTTCGGAAGGCCGCTCCGCTGGCCGTCCCTTACGGACAGCGCGGAAGCTAGCGCACCCCAGCGCGGACCGCAACTGGCCTCTGAGCAGGGAAAACGCGCGATTTCCCAGGTGAGGCCACTGATCGGAAATCTTGGAAGATTTCGGAACTGACCGAACGGCGGGCCCGGATCACCCAACCGGCCCAGTTCCCGGCACGACCACCGTCCCGCGGGCCCGAACCGCCACGACCGGCGGGTCGAGCAGCCGGCCGGCCGACGGGGAGATCTCGGGTGCGGCCCGGGCCAGGACCCGAGCCTCGAACCCGATCTCCCGGCTGCGCCGGCCGACGCGGAGCAGCGTGCCGGTGGCCTCGAGGACGTCACCGGCCCGGACCGGCGCCGCGAAACTCACCTCCGCGTAGCCGGCGAAAAGGCCCTCGTCGCCGTCGGTCCGCAGGCACAGCTCGGTCGCGACGTCACCGAACAGGCCGAGCACGTAGGCGCCGTCGACCAGGCCGCCGCCGTAGTGGGCGTGCCCGTGCGGCACGTAGCGGCGGTGCGTGACGCTCTCCCCCGGCCGCGGGACCGGGCCGCTCACGCGGACCGCCGAGCGCTGGCGCCGGCGGTCGCGGCCAGGGCGTGCACGAGGTAGGAGGCGACCTCCCGTGGGGTGGTCCCCTTCGCGAAGACGCGGTCCACCCCCAGCTCGGCGGCGGCCGCCGGGTCGAAACGCGGTCCCCCGACTACGAGCAGCGGCCGGCCGACCCGGTCAGGCCAGGCCGCGGTGAAGGCCGTGGACAGCTCCCGGGTATTCGTCAGATGGGCGTCGCGCTGCGTGACGACCTGGCTGACCAGCACCGCGTCGGCACGCTCCCGTCGGGCCGCCTCGACCAGGTCGGTGACGAGCACCTGGGCGCCGAGGTTGACCACCTGGATCTCCCGGTAGTACTCGAGCCCCTTCTCCCCGGCATGTCCCTTGACGTTGAGGATGGCGTCGATCCCGACCGTGTGGGCGTCGGTGCCGATGCAAGCCCCTACGACCACCAGGCGGCGTCCCAGTATCGACCTCAGCTTGAGGTTGATCTCTTTGGCGGCCAGGATGGGGTATTCCTGGACGGGGACCGCGACCGCGTCCAGGTCGACGACCACCCGGCTGCGCCCGTAGACGACGAAGAAGGTGAAGTCGGGACCCATCGCCTTGGCGTGCACGACGAGAGCCGGATCGAGCCCCAGCCCTCCCGCGAACGCCGTCGCCGCGGCGGTCGCGACCGGCCCGGCGGCGACCGGGAGGGTGAACGACAGCTGCACCATGCCGTCGCCGGTGGTGTCGCCGTAGGCCCGCACCTGCCGGGATCCGCTCACTGGTGCCCCTCCTCGAGCAGCTCGGTGGCTGGGTTGTGGTAGTCGTCGGCCTGCCGGTGGACCCCCTCGAGGCCCCGCCCCCCGGTCGCCGGGCGCCGGGTGATGCCGAACGTGCCCGCCCCGATCGCGGCGAGCAGCCCGTCCCGGTTCACCTGCTCGAGCGAGCAGATGGCCTCGGCGAGCACCGCTCGGGCCCGGGTCGCGATGAACCCGTCCGGCGCGGGGCGGAAGTCCTCGGCCAGGCCGCCGACGGCGGACCGGACGTATCGCACGTTCTCCAGGGCGAGGTCCCGATCGGAGAGGAACGGGGTGACGATCCCCTCGGTCATCATGCCGACCAGGATGATCTGCTGCCCGGTGAGCAGACCGGCCAGGTTGAAAAAGCCGTTCAGCAGGTACCCGGCGAACACGTTCCCGGTCATGTGCTTCGTCGGCGGCATGTACTTCAGCGGCGCGGCCGGGAACAGCTCCCGGACGAGCAGCGCGTGCGCCAGCTCGAGGCGGAACTGGTCCGGCAGCGCGGGGTTGATCTCGAAGGCGTGGCCGAGGCCGATCTGCCAGTCGGCCAGCCCGGCCTCATGGGCGAAGTACTCGTTGAGCAGGTGGCTGACCACCACCGTGTGCGCGGCGTCGACGGCGTCCGCCGTAGTGAGGTAGTTGTCCTCGCCGGTGTTGATGACGATGCCGGCCCGTGCGTGGATTTGTCGACTAAACCTTTGATCGATGAATGTCCGATACGGGTTGATGTCGCGGAAGATGATCCCGTACATGCTGTCGTTGAGCATCATGTCGAGGCGCTCGAGGCCGGCGAGGACCGCGATCTCCGGCATGCACAGCCCGGACGCGTAGTTGGTGAGCCGGACGTAGCGGCCCAGCTCGCGGGAGACCTCGTCGAGGGCGGCCCGCATGAGCCGGAAGTTCTCCTGGGTCGCGTAGGTGCCGGCGTAGCCCTCCCGGGTCGCTCCCTCCGGTACGTAGTCGAGCAGCGACTGCCCGGTCGACCGGATCACGGCGATCACGTCCGCGCCTTCCCGGGCGGCCGCCTGCGCCTGCGGGATGTCCTCGTAGATGTCCCCGGTCGCGACGATCAGGTAGATCCAGGGCCGCGGCGGGTCGCCGAGCCGGTCGGCCAGACGCTCACGTTCCACGCGTTGGCGGTCGATCAGCGCGAGGCCGCGCCCCACCACCCGGCGGCCGGCCCGCCGGGCGCGCTCCCGCGCCGCCCCGACCGGAACGGCGAACCGGACCCCCCCGGCGGCCGCCTTCTCGGCAAGGCTGCCGAGGGTCAGCCGGTCGCGGGCCAGCGCGTCGAAGACCGGCAGGGCCACGCCGTGCGCCAACCCGACCTCGGCCGCGACGGCGTCGACCAGACGGTTGACCCAGGGAATCCCCTCGGCGTCCGCGCCGCCGATCCCGGCCAGCCGGAGCACGGCCCGCTCGACCGATACCGTGGTGTGGCTGCGGGCCAGCTCGACGATGGGGGCGCCGGCCGCTGCCGCCAGCCGCCGGGCCCGGCGGACGTCCGCGCGGCCGAGACGCAGGCCGCTCATGGAATACCCTCAAGTAGAGGTTTAGACGGGATCTGGGGCCCGGCCGAGGTCTGAAGGCCAACTCGCTCCTCCAGCAGGGCTCGCAAGCCGGCGTGAGCCCGGACCAGGTCGAAGGCCAGCTCGGCGTGGCCCGGCACGAAGCCGTTGCCGACCAGCAGCGTGACGTCGGCCCCGAGGCCCTCCGCGCCGAGCGCCGCCGCGGTGAACGACGTGGCCATGCTGAAGAAGAGCACGGTGCCGCCGGCGGCGGTGGCGAGGATCGCCGGGCCCTCGCAGCCGGGCACGTCGACGCAGACCACGGTGAGGTCCACCGGCTCCCCCACCGCCTCGGCCAGCCCGATCGGATCCCGGGCGTCGGCGAGGACGACCTCGTCGGCCAGGTCGGCGGCCAGCAACCGATCGCGTTCAGCCACGTCCGGGACCACGCCGACCAACCGGCCCGCACCCGCCCGGCGAGCAGCGGCCAGACTCAGCGACCCGCTCTTACCGGCGGCGCCGAGCACGGCTACCGACCCGCCGGGTCGTCCCGCGACCACCCGCGCGGTGAGCGCCGGCGCGCCGCAGACGTCGAGAACGGCGAGCGCGAGCGGGGTGGGCAGATCCTCGGGTAACCCGGAGGCGACCGAGCGGGCGAACAGGATCGCGTGCCCGGTGCACGGTACCTGCCCACCGTTACCGTCCCAGCCGGCCAGCCGGTCGGTGATGGCCAGCGGGGTGAGGGTGAGCGAGACCAGGCTGGCGACCCGCTGCCCCACCCGCAGCCCGAGCGGTGACTCCGGGCCCACCGCGTCGACGACCCCCACCAGCATCCCGCCGGACCCGGTCACCGGGTTGTGCATCTTGCCCCGGCGGGTGACGATCTCGAGCACCGCCGCCCGGCGTCGGTCGGGATCGTCCGGGTGCGCCTCGGCCAGCTGCCGCACCGAGGCCGCGTCGAGGTTGAGCCATTCGAGTGCGATCCGCACCTCGTCCGGCCACAGTTCCGGGTCGGTGTCGAGGACGTCGGCCGCCTGGGGCAGGACACCCGGCGGATCCACGACCCGGTGCAGCCCGACCGGGGAACTGCCAGCCCGCCGGCTGCGTAACGGGGCGGTGTCGGTCATGTGCGGTTCCCCGGCGTTGAAGAAAAAGAAGGCGCTGACCAGAGCGTAGCGGAATTCTTCCGGTAACCTATCCATCTGGATGGATATCTTCCTGCGAGGGGGTGTCGCTCATGGAGCAGCCGTATGTCTACCGGCAGCGCGCCCTCGTCGAGCCGGACTGGACCCGGTTGCCCGGCTGGCGGGACGTCACGACGGCGCAGTGGGAATCCGCGCAATGGCAGCGCGCGCATTGCGTGAAGTCGCTGCGGGAGCTGCGCGCGGTCTACGGGGACCTGCTCCCGGACGGCTTCTACGCCGACGCGGAACGGGACCAGGCGGAGCAGGCGACGATGGCCCTGCTGCTCCCGCCGCAGATGCTCAACACGATCGTGGCGGACCGGGTGCCCGACGTCGACGCGGTGTACGCCGACCCGGTCCGCCGCTACATGCTCCCGGTGCGCTCCGACCGCGATCCGAACTGGCCGAGCCACCCGTACGCGAGCCGGGACTCGTTGCACGAGGCGGAGATGTGGGTCGTCGAGGGCCTCACGCACCGGTATCCGACCAAGGTGCTCGCCGAGATCGTCTCCACCTGCCCGCAGTACTGCGGGCACTGCACCCGGATGGACCTGGTCGGCACGTCGACCCAGCAGGTCGACAAGACCCGGTTCCGGCTCAAGCCGGTCGACCGGCTCGACGCGATGATCGGCTACCTGCGCCGGACGCCGGGGGTGCGAGACGTGGTTGTCTCCGGCGGCGACGTCGCCAACCTGCCGTGGCGGCGGCTCGAGGACTTCGTCGCGCGCCTGCTGGAGATCGACACGATCCGCGACATCCGGCTCGCCTCGAAGGCCTTGATGGGCATGCCGCAGCACTGGCTCGCCGAAGACGTTCGGGCCGGAATGGCGCGGCTCGCGGCGACCGCCCGGGCCCGCGGGGTGGGGCTTGCCATCCACACCCACGTGAACACCGCGGCGTCGGTGACCCCGCTGGTCGCCCGGGCCACCCAGGCGATGCTCGACGCCGGCGTCCGCGACGTCCGGAACCAGGGGGTGCTGCTCCGCGGGGTGAACACCGACCAGAACGCCCTGCTCGACCTCTGCTTCGCCTTGCAGGACGGGGCTGGGATCCTCCCCTACTACTTCTACCTGTGCGACATGATCCCGGGTGCCGAGCACTGGCGGATCTCGGTCGGCGAGGCGCAGGCGTTGCAGCACGCGATCATGGGTTACCTGCCGGGATTCGCCACCCCGCGCGTGGTCTGCGACGTTCCCTACGTGGGGAAGCGCTGGGTGCACCAGATCGACGAGTACGACCGAACGCACGGGATCAGCTACTGGACGAAGAACTACCGGACCGGCATCGAGCTGGCCGACCCGGAGGCGCTGGACCGACGCTACCCGTACTACGACCCGCTGCACGCCCTGCCGACCGCCGGCCAGGCTTGGTGGGCGCAGCGGGCCGGCCGGAGCCACGTACCGGCGCAATCCCCGGCGCAGTCCCCGGCGCAGTCCCCTGCCTAGGACCGGCGGCGACGCCAGGCGAGCAGGAGACCGGAGCCGACCGCGAGCACGGCCAGGACCGCAAGCCAGGGTGACGAACCTGTTGCCGGGAGGGAGCCGGTGGAACGGGTTGGGACGACGACCGGTTCGCCTTTCGGCCCGGGGCCGCCGCTGCTGACCGCCTTCGCCCCGAAGTCCAGCTCCCACACCCCGCGGCCGTATTCACTAGCCAGCAGGTAACGTCCGGTGGGGTCGAGGCTGAGGTCGCGGGCGACCACTCCGGTCGGATTCCCGGTGCCGAGCCGGCTCCAGTGCCCATCACCGGCGGCGTCGACGAAGATGCCGACGTCGGTGGCGACGATGATCTGGCCGGCTCGCCACACGATGGCGTGCACGTTGGTGCGGGGCAGGTCGCCGCTGACGTCGGTGAAGTGGTCGCCGCCGTCGTGGCTCACCAGGACCCGTTGCGCGCCGGCGACCGGCACGGGGTACTCGTAGAGGCTGTCGGCGTCGCAGCTGACGTAGATGGTCCGCGGGTCGGTCGGGTCGATCGCGATCCCGCTGACCTCCAGATGCGGCAGCCCGAGGCTCTTGGCCAGATGCCAGCAGTTCGTCGAGTGCACCGCCGGGGTGCAGCCGGGCTTGACGTCGGTTGCGATGGCATCGTGGATCAGCCGCGGATCGGCGGTCGTGGTCCGGCACGCCCCGCACATGGCCGCGTAGATCACCGCCCCGCGGGCGGCGAGGGCGCTCGACGTG encodes the following:
- a CDS encoding L-erythro-3,5-diaminohexanoate dehydrogenase codes for the protein MDRLPEEFRYALVSAFFFFNAGEPHMTDTAPLRSRRAGSSPVGLHRVVDPPGVLPQAADVLDTDPELWPDEVRIALEWLNLDAASVRQLAEAHPDDPDRRRAAVLEIVTRRGKMHNPVTGSGGMLVGVVDAVGPESPLGLRVGQRVASLVSLTLTPLAITDRLAGWDGNGGQVPCTGHAILFARSVASGLPEDLPTPLALAVLDVCGAPALTARVVAGRPGGSVAVLGAAGKSGSLSLAAARRAGAGRLVGVVPDVAERDRLLAADLADEVVLADARDPIGLAEAVGEPVDLTVVCVDVPGCEGPAILATAAGGTVLFFSMATSFTAAALGAEGLGADVTLLVGNGFVPGHAELAFDLVRAHAGLRALLEERVGLQTSAGPQIPSKPLLEGIP
- a CDS encoding lysine 2,3-aminomutase, which produces MEQPYVYRQRALVEPDWTRLPGWRDVTTAQWESAQWQRAHCVKSLRELRAVYGDLLPDGFYADAERDQAEQATMALLLPPQMLNTIVADRVPDVDAVYADPVRRYMLPVRSDRDPNWPSHPYASRDSLHEAEMWVVEGLTHRYPTKVLAEIVSTCPQYCGHCTRMDLVGTSTQQVDKTRFRLKPVDRLDAMIGYLRRTPGVRDVVVSGGDVANLPWRRLEDFVARLLEIDTIRDIRLASKALMGMPQHWLAEDVRAGMARLAATARARGVGLAIHTHVNTAASVTPLVARATQAMLDAGVRDVRNQGVLLRGVNTDQNALLDLCFALQDGAGILPYYFYLCDMIPGAEHWRISVGEAQALQHAIMGYLPGFATPRVVCDVPYVGKRWVHQIDEYDRTHGISYWTKNYRTGIELADPEALDRRYPYYDPLHALPTAGQAWWAQRAGRSHVPAQSPAQSPAQSPA
- a CDS encoding lysine 5,6-aminomutase subunit alpha — its product is MSGLRLGRADVRRARRLAAAAGAPIVELARSHTTVSVERAVLRLAGIGGADAEGIPWVNRLVDAVAAEVGLAHGVALPVFDALARDRLTLGSLAEKAAAGGVRFAVPVGAARERARRAGRRVVGRGLALIDRQRVERERLADRLGDPPRPWIYLIVATGDIYEDIPQAQAAAREGADVIAVIRSTGQSLLDYVPEGATREGYAGTYATQENFRLMRAALDEVSRELGRYVRLTNYASGLCMPEIAVLAGLERLDMMLNDSMYGIIFRDINPYRTFIDQRFSRQIHARAGIVINTGEDNYLTTADAVDAAHTVVVSHLLNEYFAHEAGLADWQIGLGHAFEINPALPDQFRLELAHALLVRELFPAAPLKYMPPTKHMTGNVFAGYLLNGFFNLAGLLTGQQIILVGMMTEGIVTPFLSDRDLALENVRYVRSAVGGLAEDFRPAPDGFIATRARAVLAEAICSLEQVNRDGLLAAIGAGTFGITRRPATGGRGLEGVHRQADDYHNPATELLEEGHQ
- a CDS encoding hotdog fold domain-containing protein yields the protein MSGPVPRPGESVTHRRYVPHGHAHYGGGLVDGAYVLGLFGDVATELCLRTDGDEGLFAGYAEVSFAAPVRAGDVLEATGTLLRVGRRSREIGFEARVLARAAPEISPSAGRLLDPPVVAVRARGTVVVPGTGPVG
- a CDS encoding OAM dimerization domain-containing protein codes for the protein MSGSRQVRAYGDTTGDGMVQLSFTLPVAAGPVATAAATAFAGGLGLDPALVVHAKAMGPDFTFFVVYGRSRVVVDLDAVAVPVQEYPILAAKEINLKLRSILGRRLVVVGACIGTDAHTVGIDAILNVKGHAGEKGLEYYREIQVVNLGAQVLVTDLVEAARRERADAVLVSQVVTQRDAHLTNTRELSTAFTAAWPDRVGRPLLVVGGPRFDPAAAAELGVDRVFAKGTTPREVASYLVHALAATAGASARRSA